The following proteins come from a genomic window of Coffea arabica cultivar ET-39 chromosome 11c, Coffea Arabica ET-39 HiFi, whole genome shotgun sequence:
- the LOC113715427 gene encoding L-arabinokinase isoform X2 yields MGVEDGRKHPLVFAYYVTGHGFGHATRVVEVVRHLINAGHDVHVVTGAPDFVFTTEIQSPRLFLRKVLLDCGAVQADALTVDRLASLEKYSETAVVPRDSILETEVEWLNSIKADLVVSDVVPVACRAAANAGIRSVCVTNFSWDFIYAEYVMAAGIHHRSIVWQIAEDYSHCEFLIRLPGYCPMPAYRDVIDVPLVVRRLHKSRKQVREELGVGEDVKVVILNFGGQPAGWKLKEEYLPSGWLCLVCGASNSQDLPPNFIKLAKDVYTPDLIAASDCMLGKIGYGTVSEALAYKLPFVFVRRDYFNEEPFLRNMLEQYQGGVEMIRRDLLTGHWRPYLERALTLRPCYEGGSNGGEVAARILQDTASGKSYISNKLSGSRRLRDAIVLGYQLQRMPGRDLWIPDWYANAETELGLRTGSPTAEMRDDSFLMDSCQEDFEVLHGDLLGLPDTVSFLKSLAKLDAAYDTVKNTGKREIRERIAAAALFDWEEDIFVTRAPGRLDVMGGIADYSGSLVLQMPIREACHVAIQKIHPGKERLWKHAQARKLAKGDGPTPVLQIVSFGSELSNRGPTFDMDLSDFWDGEQPMSYEKARNYFAQDPSQRWAAFVAGTILVLMKELGIRFENSISMLVSSAVPEGKGVSSSAAIEVASMSAIAAVHGLKLPPRELALLCQKVENHVVGAPCGVMDQMTSACGESNKLLAMVCQPAEVLGLVDIPSHIRFWGIDSGIRHSVGGTDYGSVRVGAFMGRRIIKYIASTLLSQSLSANGMTPDDVEEDGVELLESEALLDYLCNLSPHRATSIHQTSTGIR; encoded by the exons GTTGTGCGGCATCTGATTAATGCAGGGCATGATGTTCATGTGGTCACTGGTGCACCTGATTTTGTTTTTACCACTGAAATACAGTCCCCTCGACTGTTTCTCCGCAAG GTTTTGTTAGATTGTGGAGCAGTTCAGGCAGATGCTTTGACAGTGGATCGGCTAGCTTCACTGGAAAAG TACTCAGAGACTGCTGTTGTGCCTCGTGATTCTATCTTGGAAACAGAGGTGGAGTGGCTGAACTCGATAAAGGCAGACTTAGTG GTCTCAGATGTCGTACCAGTTGCTTGTCGAGCAGCAGCTAATGCAGGAATCCGTTCTGTTTGCGTTACAAACTTCAG CTGGGACTTCATCTATGCTGAGTATGTCATGGCTGCCGGGATTCATCATAGGTCAATCGTTTGGCAG ATTGCAGAAGATTACTCTCATTGCGAGTTCCTTATTCGCCTCCCAGGGTACTGCCCAA TGCCAGCATAccgtgatgtgattgatgtacCTTTGGTGGTGAGAAGGTTACACAAGTCTCGCAAGCAG GTCAGGGAAGAACTTGGAGTTGGTGAAGATGTGAAGGTTGTTATCCTCAACTTTGGCGGGCAG CCAGCAGGTTGGAAGCTGAAGGAGGAGTACTTGCCTTCTGGTTGGCTCTGTCTG GTTTGTGGTGCTTCCAATAGTCAGGATCTTCCCCCCAACTTCATAAAGCTCGCAAAAGATGTCTATACCCCTGATCTCATTGCAGCATCTGATTGCATGCTTG GCAAAATTGGATATGGGACAGTCAGTGAGGCATTGGCATACAAGTTACCCTTTGTCTTTGTACGTAGGGACTACTTCAATGAAGAACCCTTCTTGAGAAACATGCTTGAG CAATATCAAGGTGGTGTTGAGATGATAAGAAGGGATTTACTGACTGGTCATTGGAGACCATATCTTGAACGTGCATTGACCTTGCGCCCATGCTATGAGGGAGGCAGCAATGGTGGTGAG GTTGCAGCACGTATTTTGCAGGATACAGCTTCTGGGAAAAGCTATATATCAAATAAG ctTAGTGGCTCTAGGAGATTGCGAGATGCCATTGTTCTTGGGTATCAATTACAAAGAATGCCTGGAAGAGATCTTTGGATTCCAGACTGGTATGCAAATGCAGAAACTGAACTTGGTCTGCGAACAGGATCACCAACTGCTGAAATGCGTGATGATAGCTTCCTCATGGACTC ATGCCAGGAAGACTTTGAAGTTCTTCATGGGGACCTTCTGGGTCTGCCAGATACTGTGAGTTTCCTCAAGAGTTTAGCTAAGCTAGATGCTGCGTATGATACTGTAAAGAATACGGGGAAACGCGAGATAAGGGAACGCATAGCTGCTGCTGCCCTCTTTGATTGGGAG GAAGACATTTTCGTGACAAGAGCACCAGGAAGATTGGATGTCATGGGTGGAATTGCTGACTACTCAGGAAGCCTTGTATTGCAA ATGCCAATTAGAGAAGCTTGTCATGTTGCCATACAAAAGATTCATCCTGGTAAAGAAAGGCTGTGGAAGCATGCTCAGGCTCGAAAACTTGCAAAAGGAGATGGCCCAACCCCTGTGCtacaaatt GTGTCCTTTGGGTCGGAGTTAAGTAATCGTGGCCCTACCTTTGACATGGATTTGTCAGATTTTTGGGATGGAGAACAACCAATGTCATATGAGAAGGCGAGAAACTACTTTGCTCAAGATCCGTCCCAGAG ATGGGCTGCATTTGTTGCAGGGACAATTCTGGTTTTGATGAAAGAATTAGGCATACGCTTTGAGAACAGTATTAGCATGCTG GTTTCTTCTGCTGTCCCAGAAGGCAAAGGTGTCTCTTCTTCTGCAGCTATTGAAGTTGCCAGCATGTCTGCAATAGCTGCTGTTCATG GACTGAAACTACCCCCGAGAGAGCTTGCTTTACTCTGCCAAAAG GTAGAGAATCATGTGGTTGGAGCTCCATGTGGTGTGATGGACCAGATGACTTCTGCATGTGGTGAATCTAACAAACTTCTTGCAATGGTTTGCCAG CCTGCCGAGGTATTGGGTCTTGTGGATATACCTAGTCATATAAGATTCTGGGGAATTGATTCAGGAATACGGCACAG TGTTGGAGGCACAGACTATGGATCTGTTAGAGTTGGGGCCTTCATGGGTCGAAGGATCATTAAGTATATTGCATCAACATTGCTGTCACAGTCACTGTCTGCTAATGGGATGACCCCTGATGATGTCGAAGAAGATGGTGTCGAGCTACTTGAATCTGAGGCTTTGCTAGATTATCTGTGCAACCTCTCACCACACAG GGCCACCTCCATTCACCAGACAAGCACCGGAATTAGGTGA
- the LOC113715427 gene encoding L-arabinokinase isoform X1, giving the protein MGVEDGRKHPLVFAYYVTGHGFGHATRVVEVVRHLINAGHDVHVVTGAPDFVFTTEIQSPRLFLRKVLLDCGAVQADALTVDRLASLEKYSETAVVPRDSILETEVEWLNSIKADLVVSDVVPVACRAAANAGIRSVCVTNFSWDFIYAEYVMAAGIHHRSIVWQIAEDYSHCEFLIRLPGYCPMPAYRDVIDVPLVVRRLHKSRKQVREELGVGEDVKVVILNFGGQPAGWKLKEEYLPSGWLCLVCGASNSQDLPPNFIKLAKDVYTPDLIAASDCMLGKIGYGTVSEALAYKLPFVFVRRDYFNEEPFLRNMLEQYQGGVEMIRRDLLTGHWRPYLERALTLRPCYEGGSNGGEVAARILQDTASGKSYISNKLSGSRRLRDAIVLGYQLQRMPGRDLWIPDWYANAETELGLRTGSPTAEMRDDSFLMDSCQEDFEVLHGDLLGLPDTVSFLKSLAKLDAAYDTVKNTGKREIRERIAAAALFDWEEDIFVTRAPGRLDVMGGIADYSGSLVLQMPIREACHVAIQKIHPGKERLWKHAQARKLAKGDGPTPVLQIVSFGSELSNRGPTFDMDLSDFWDGEQPMSYEKARNYFAQDPSQRWAAFVAGTILVLMKELGIRFENSISMLVSSAVPEGKGVSSSAAIEVASMSAIAAVHGLKLPPRELALLCQKVENHVVGAPCGVMDQMTSACGESNKLLAMVCQPAEVLGLVDIPSHIRFWGIDSGIRHSVGGTDYGSVRVGAFMGRRIIKYIASTLLSQSLSANGMTPDDVEEDGVELLESEALLDYLCNLSPHRYEALYSKVLPETLLGETFVEKYADHNDPVTVIDMKRNYGLRAAARHPIYENFRVKAFKALLTSATSDDQLTALGELMYQCHYSYSACELGSDGTDRLVQLVQEMQHSKMSKSVEGTLYGAKITGGGSGGTVCVVGRNCIRSSEQIFEIQQKYKSATGYLPIIFEGSSPGAGKFGHLRIRRRNASNKN; this is encoded by the exons GTTGTGCGGCATCTGATTAATGCAGGGCATGATGTTCATGTGGTCACTGGTGCACCTGATTTTGTTTTTACCACTGAAATACAGTCCCCTCGACTGTTTCTCCGCAAG GTTTTGTTAGATTGTGGAGCAGTTCAGGCAGATGCTTTGACAGTGGATCGGCTAGCTTCACTGGAAAAG TACTCAGAGACTGCTGTTGTGCCTCGTGATTCTATCTTGGAAACAGAGGTGGAGTGGCTGAACTCGATAAAGGCAGACTTAGTG GTCTCAGATGTCGTACCAGTTGCTTGTCGAGCAGCAGCTAATGCAGGAATCCGTTCTGTTTGCGTTACAAACTTCAG CTGGGACTTCATCTATGCTGAGTATGTCATGGCTGCCGGGATTCATCATAGGTCAATCGTTTGGCAG ATTGCAGAAGATTACTCTCATTGCGAGTTCCTTATTCGCCTCCCAGGGTACTGCCCAA TGCCAGCATAccgtgatgtgattgatgtacCTTTGGTGGTGAGAAGGTTACACAAGTCTCGCAAGCAG GTCAGGGAAGAACTTGGAGTTGGTGAAGATGTGAAGGTTGTTATCCTCAACTTTGGCGGGCAG CCAGCAGGTTGGAAGCTGAAGGAGGAGTACTTGCCTTCTGGTTGGCTCTGTCTG GTTTGTGGTGCTTCCAATAGTCAGGATCTTCCCCCCAACTTCATAAAGCTCGCAAAAGATGTCTATACCCCTGATCTCATTGCAGCATCTGATTGCATGCTTG GCAAAATTGGATATGGGACAGTCAGTGAGGCATTGGCATACAAGTTACCCTTTGTCTTTGTACGTAGGGACTACTTCAATGAAGAACCCTTCTTGAGAAACATGCTTGAG CAATATCAAGGTGGTGTTGAGATGATAAGAAGGGATTTACTGACTGGTCATTGGAGACCATATCTTGAACGTGCATTGACCTTGCGCCCATGCTATGAGGGAGGCAGCAATGGTGGTGAG GTTGCAGCACGTATTTTGCAGGATACAGCTTCTGGGAAAAGCTATATATCAAATAAG ctTAGTGGCTCTAGGAGATTGCGAGATGCCATTGTTCTTGGGTATCAATTACAAAGAATGCCTGGAAGAGATCTTTGGATTCCAGACTGGTATGCAAATGCAGAAACTGAACTTGGTCTGCGAACAGGATCACCAACTGCTGAAATGCGTGATGATAGCTTCCTCATGGACTC ATGCCAGGAAGACTTTGAAGTTCTTCATGGGGACCTTCTGGGTCTGCCAGATACTGTGAGTTTCCTCAAGAGTTTAGCTAAGCTAGATGCTGCGTATGATACTGTAAAGAATACGGGGAAACGCGAGATAAGGGAACGCATAGCTGCTGCTGCCCTCTTTGATTGGGAG GAAGACATTTTCGTGACAAGAGCACCAGGAAGATTGGATGTCATGGGTGGAATTGCTGACTACTCAGGAAGCCTTGTATTGCAA ATGCCAATTAGAGAAGCTTGTCATGTTGCCATACAAAAGATTCATCCTGGTAAAGAAAGGCTGTGGAAGCATGCTCAGGCTCGAAAACTTGCAAAAGGAGATGGCCCAACCCCTGTGCtacaaatt GTGTCCTTTGGGTCGGAGTTAAGTAATCGTGGCCCTACCTTTGACATGGATTTGTCAGATTTTTGGGATGGAGAACAACCAATGTCATATGAGAAGGCGAGAAACTACTTTGCTCAAGATCCGTCCCAGAG ATGGGCTGCATTTGTTGCAGGGACAATTCTGGTTTTGATGAAAGAATTAGGCATACGCTTTGAGAACAGTATTAGCATGCTG GTTTCTTCTGCTGTCCCAGAAGGCAAAGGTGTCTCTTCTTCTGCAGCTATTGAAGTTGCCAGCATGTCTGCAATAGCTGCTGTTCATG GACTGAAACTACCCCCGAGAGAGCTTGCTTTACTCTGCCAAAAG GTAGAGAATCATGTGGTTGGAGCTCCATGTGGTGTGATGGACCAGATGACTTCTGCATGTGGTGAATCTAACAAACTTCTTGCAATGGTTTGCCAG CCTGCCGAGGTATTGGGTCTTGTGGATATACCTAGTCATATAAGATTCTGGGGAATTGATTCAGGAATACGGCACAG TGTTGGAGGCACAGACTATGGATCTGTTAGAGTTGGGGCCTTCATGGGTCGAAGGATCATTAAGTATATTGCATCAACATTGCTGTCACAGTCACTGTCTGCTAATGGGATGACCCCTGATGATGTCGAAGAAGATGGTGTCGAGCTACTTGAATCTGAGGCTTTGCTAGATTATCTGTGCAACCTCTCACCACACAG GTATGAAGCTCTTTACTCAAAGGTACTGCCGGAAACCTTGCTTGGTGAGACATTTGTGGAGAAATATGCCGACCATAATGATCCGGTCACAGTAATAGATATGAAACGCAATTATGGACTTAGAGCAGCAGCAAGACATCCTATTTATGAAAACTTCCGTGTGAAG GCTTTTAAAGCTCTATTAACATCTGCAACTTCAGATGATCAACTCACAGCTCTTGGCGAACTCATGTATCAG TGCCACTACAGTTACAGCGCCTGTGAACTTGGCTCAGATGGGACAGATAGGCTTGTCCAGTTAGTGCAAGAAATGCAGCACAGTAAAATGTCAAAATCTGTTGAAGGAACTCTATATGGTGCAAAAATTACTGGAGGTGGATCTGGTGGAACAGTTTGCGTCGTTGGGCGGAATTGTATACGAAGTAGTGAACAGATTTTTGAG ATTCAGCAGAAATACAAGAGTGCCACGGGATATCTGCCAATAATTTTTGAAGGCTCATCACCAGGGGCAGGGAAATTTGGACACTTGAGAATTCGCCGCCGCAATGCTTCCAACAAAAATTGA